In Pseudomonadota bacterium, the genomic stretch CCCACATGTTCTACTGTATGGCCCTTACAACGGCTGAGCTTGAATTCATCTCGCAGGAAATCCGCCGTGTATTGAAGCCTGAAGGGTTGAATATATATACCGTCAGAAATACCAACGATGCCCATTATCAAACAGGCATCCACCGGGGCGAGGACATGTGGGAGGTTGGTGGTTTCACTGTACACTTCTTCAACAGGGAGAAGGTGGAGCATCTTGCTGAAGGCTATACGATAACAGGCATTGAGGAGTTCGAAGAAGGCAATCTTCCCAGAAGACTTTTTCTGGTGACCCTCAAAAAGGACAGAAATGTTTCCAATACAATAAAAAGTCCCCGCAGTAAGAAGCCGGGAAAACAACAGGAGGAAACATAATGAAGATATCCGAGGCAATTACTTAAACGAATTCTGTTTGCAGTTGACAGAACAGTTATGCGTAAATGTATGTTTGAAAAAAATCATGAGCAATATGCAAATGTTATCAGGTGCTGGCGAGAAAAGGGGTACATGTGAAATGTGCTAAATCGGGTTGTGGATGATCGTTCCATCCTTCCTGACTGGAAGGCCTCCCGGGACGTGTCATTGACATCTGTAATTCATACTGGTAAGATACTTTACAGTAAAGAAGTAGGATAGGAGGAAAGTATGCAAATTACAAAAATCAGCCCAAAAAGACAGATTACAATTCCAAAGGAGATATGTAAAAAGCTGAATTTAGAGACTGGGGACTATTTAGAGGTTGATACGATCAATGAAGGGATTGTGCTCATTCCAAAGAAGCTTATTTCCAGAGACCAGGAGTGGTTCTGGTCAAAAGAATGGCAGGCAAAGGAAAAAGAGGCGGATGAAGCCATTTCCAGATGTGAGGTATCTCAGATTTTTGAAAATGCTGACGATCTCATAAAACATCTCAGGCAACAAAAGTGAAAATACAGACCACCAGACCATTTGATAGCGATTATGCATCATTGCCTGGACCAATCAAAGACAGGGCAGATAAACAGTTTGTTTTGCTCCTCGCCAATCCTCAATATCCTTCATTGAGGATTAAAAAAATCAAAGGGCATGCGAATATATGGGAAGGAAGTATAACAAAGAATTACCGCTTCACCTTCCAAATTGTTGGAGAGATTTACCTCTTAAGAAGGATAGGC encodes the following:
- a CDS encoding AbrB/MazE/SpoVT family DNA-binding domain-containing protein → MQITKISPKRQITIPKEICKKLNLETGDYLEVDTINEGIVLIPKKLISRDQEWFWSKEWQAKEKEADEAISRCEVSQIFENADDLIKHLRQQK